GTCGACCCCGACTCCGCGCTCATGCGGGAGGAGATCTTCGGCCCGCTGCTACCCATCCTCGAGGTGGCGGACCTGGCCGAGGCCATCGACTTCATCGGCGCACGCCCCCACCCGCTGGCCGCCTACCTGTTCAGCGACCGCGACGAGGACCTCCTCGCCTTCACGGAGCGGGTCCAGGCGGGCGGTCTGGCGCACAACGTCTGCACGATCCAGCTCGCGGTCCCCGGGCTGCCGTTCGGCGGCGTGGGTGCGAGCGGCACCGGCAGCTACCACGGCCGGCAGTCCTTCACGACCTTCAGCCACCTGCAGCCCGTCTTCTCCAAGCCCGCCCGGATGGACACGCTGCGCCTGGCGTACCCGCCCTTCGGACCGCTGAAGCGGAGGCTGCTGCGCACGCTGCTGTGAACGGTCAGCTGATGACGCCGTCCACCAGTGCCTTCGCCTCGGCCTGCACCTGCTTCAGGTGCTCCTCGCCCCGGAACGACTCCGCGTAGATCTTGTAGACGTCCTCCGTACCGGAGGGGCGTGCCGCGAACCAGGCGTTCTCGGTGGTGACTTTCAGCCCACCCACGGGCGCACCGTTCCCGGGCGCCTCCGTCAGCTTCGCGGTGATCTCCTCGCCGGCGAGGGTCGTGGCGGTGACGTCCGACGGCGAGAGCTTCCCCAGCGCGGCCTTCTGCTCCCGCGTGGCCGCGGCGTCGATACGCGCGTAGACGGGCGCACCGAAGCGGTCGGTCAGCCCGGCGTAGTGCTGCGACGGCGTCCTGCCCGTGACGGCGGTGATCTCCGAGGCCAGCAGCGCCAGGAGGAGGCCGTCCTTGTCGGTGCTCCAGGGCCTGCCGTCGAGCCGCAGGAACGAGGCTCCCGCCGATTCCTCGCCCCCGAAGGCGAGTTCGCCGCTGAGCAGGCCGGGCACGAACCACTTGAAGCCCACGGGGACCTCCTGCAGCACGCGGCCCAGGTCCGCCGCCACGCGGTCGATGATCGACGACGAGACGAGGGTCTTGCCGATCACGGCGTCGGCCCGCCAGTGGGGGCGGTTGGCGTAGAGGTACTGGATGGCGACGGCGAGGTAGTGGTTCGGGTTCATCAGCCCCGCATCCGGGGTGACGATGCCGTGCCGGTCGGCGTCCGCGTCGTTGCCCGTGGCGATGTCGAACTCCGTGGCCCGCTTGATCAGCGACGCCATGGCGGACGGGGACGAGCAGTCCATGCGGATCTTCTCGTCCCAGTCGAGCGTCATGAACGCCCACTGCGGGTCGACGGTCGGGTTCACCACGGTGAGGTTCAGGTTGTGGCGCTCGCCGATCGCGCCCCAGTAGTCCACCGAGGCACCGCCCATGGGGTCGGCGCCGATGTGCACGCCCGCCGACCGGATGGCGTCGAGGTTCAGCACGGAGGGGAGATCATCCACGTAGTGCTGCAGGAAGTCGTAGCTGCTGATCCCGGCGGCGGTGCGGGCCTGCGCGATCGGCAGGCGCTTGACCTCGCGCAGGCCGCCCTCGAGCAGCTCGTTGGCGCGGTTCGCGATCCAGTTGGTGGCATCCGAGTCGGCAGGACCGCCGTGCGGGGGGTTGTACTTGAAGCCGCCGTCGCCCGGGGGGTTGTGGGAGGGGGTGATGACGATGCCGTCGGCCCGCTCGGTGCGCGTCGCGTTGTACGTGAGGATGGCGTGCGAGACCGCGGGGGTGGGGGTGTACGCACCGCGCGCGTCGATGAGGACGTTCACGCTGTTGGCCGCGAGCACCTCGAGGGCCGTGTTCTGGGCGGGCTCGGAGAGGGCATGCGTGTCCTTGCCCATGAACAGGGGGCCGGTGATGCCCTGCCCGGCACGGTACTCCACGATCGCCTGCGTGATCGCCGCGATGTGTCCCTCGTTGAACGAGGACTTCAGGGACGAGCCGCGGTGCCCGGAGGTCCCGAA
This genomic interval from Arthrobacter agilis contains the following:
- the pgm gene encoding phosphoglucomutase (alpha-D-glucose-1,6-bisphosphate-dependent) — its product is MANRAGTVALPSDLVDVTKLLDAYFDVEPDLGDPAQRVAFGTSGHRGSSLKSSFNEGHIAAITQAIVEYRAGQGITGPLFMGKDTHALSEPAQNTALEVLAANSVNVLIDARGAYTPTPAVSHAILTYNATRTERADGIVITPSHNPPGDGGFKYNPPHGGPADSDATNWIANRANELLEGGLREVKRLPIAQARTAAGISSYDFLQHYVDDLPSVLNLDAIRSAGVHIGADPMGGASVDYWGAIGERHNLNLTVVNPTVDPQWAFMTLDWDEKIRMDCSSPSAMASLIKRATEFDIATGNDADADRHGIVTPDAGLMNPNHYLAVAIQYLYANRPHWRADAVIGKTLVSSSIIDRVAADLGRVLQEVPVGFKWFVPGLLSGELAFGGEESAGASFLRLDGRPWSTDKDGLLLALLASEITAVTGRTPSQHYAGLTDRFGAPVYARIDAAATREQKAALGKLSPSDVTATTLAGEEITAKLTEAPGNGAPVGGLKVTTENAWFAARPSGTEDVYKIYAESFRGEEHLKQVQAEAKALVDGVIS